The Algoriphagus sp. TR-M9 genome has a window encoding:
- a CDS encoding gluconate 2-dehydrogenase subunit 3 family protein — MTMNRRDALKSVALMMGGTMVGASALLSGCSPEHQIEGLNFGPDDIAFLDELGDTIIPETDTPGAKAAGIGPFMVMMVKDCYDAEQQKTFVDGLNTIRKDFKSEHGKDFVGAPAEERLSYLNGMYEKYKASGDSRDPQVINMLRDLTVLGYFSSEIGATQALNFVETPGRFDPCIPWSDSDKAYAI; from the coding sequence ATGACAATGAATAGAAGAGATGCATTGAAAAGCGTAGCCCTAATGATGGGCGGGACTATGGTGGGAGCCAGTGCGCTGCTGTCTGGCTGTTCTCCTGAGCATCAGATTGAAGGGCTTAACTTTGGCCCGGATGACATTGCTTTTTTGGATGAACTGGGAGATACGATTATCCCGGAGACAGATACCCCAGGTGCCAAAGCTGCCGGAATCGGCCCCTTTATGGTAATGATGGTGAAGGATTGCTATGATGCGGAGCAGCAAAAGACCTTTGTGGATGGGCTGAATACCATCAGAAAGGACTTTAAATCAGAACATGGCAAAGACTTCGTGGGAGCACCGGCAGAAGAACGACTTTCCTATCTGAACGGAATGTACGAGAAATACAAAGCCAGTGGAGACAGCCGAGATCCTCAAGTCATCAATATGCTAAGAGATCTTACTGTTTTGGGATATTTCTCCTCGGAAATAGGAGCTACTCAGGCGCTGAACTTTGTGGAGACGCCGGGCAGATTTGACCCATGTATTCCTTGGTCAGATTCGGACAAAGCCTACGCGATTTAA